TGCAATAAGTACTCCATTAGTAGTGGGATCGGCATCTGCGGTTCCATCAGGCCCAATTTCTAAGGTAACATCCTGAACCATTAATACTGGAGGGGTATTATCCTCGACAGTAATAGTCGTAGCAGCTGTGCTAGAACCGCCTTTACCGTCTTCAACAGTCAAATTCACGGCTGTCACGCCCAATGGATAAGGTCCTACAGGACTGACCGAGAAGGTAAGTGGATCGCCATCGGGATCTGTCGAACCTCCATCAAAAAGACTAGCGGTAGCCGTACCCTGACAATTTGAATCAGCAGAGACTGTAAGGGTTTTTGCTACAGCAATGGGTGGCTTATTTGGATTCAAAACAAAAATGACTTTGCCATTGTTACCGTTGCCACCGCCCTTTGTACCTGCGGTAATCATGACGTTAGTAGCAGTATTTCTTACGTAGGATCCACCGCCACCGCCGTTAGTTATACTAGTATTAAAGGCCCCGCCACCTCCAAAGGCCCCGCCACCTCCACTATAGCCACCGCCACCTCCACCGCCACCAAAACCAGCATCGACACCGGTTCCACCGGTTCCTCCTTTTAGGATTGTTCCTCCAACTCCGGGGCCGGCGCTTGGCAAATCAACTATATTAAGAGAATTATCTCCGTTTGCACCGCCGCTTAGATAACCACCTCCGCCTCCGCCTCCGTAAGCATCAGCGCCACTTTCACTAATCCAACCTCCACCTTGTCCTCCGCTTCCATTTGAACCTCCAGGAATCCCAGGGTTGCCGCCTGAAGTACCACCTGTCGTTGTATTAGTTCCACCAAAGCCAGGACCAGAGCCGCCGCTACCGCCTCCTCCACCTGCGATAACTAAAGGATTGCTCATAAAGTATACTGCAGAAGCATCGCCTCCTCCAGGAGCTATACTTAACATTGAAATTCCATTAGCCCCTACTTTAGGCAGTGTTGCATTTGGTCCAGCGGCACCAATTCTCAATTCTAGAACATCACCAGGATTTACAGAGAATGTACCAATTGCAGTTGCTCCTTTTCCTCCACTGACTAACGAACCCCCCAATATATTTCCCCCATCCGCTCCTAAGACCTCAATTGCGACACTAGTCACCCCACTAGGGATAATATATTGTTGAATAGGACCACCTGAATAATCGAAATTTTGTGTTATATTAACAATTTGCCCTTGGGTCGTTGGAACTATGTATAAAATTGAAATAAACAGCACACATATTCTGAGTAATTTTCCTATCATATTGTTCGATTTTAATTGCAAAAATTATTTTTAAAAAACACCTTATAATCTTGCTAATCGCAAGTGCTATTGTTCTTTGTTACCCTCTCTAAGGACTATTTGGTGAGCTGTAATAAAAAACAAATTCGGGTGCTTGTTTATCCAAGTCTTCCTATTGCTTTGTGAACAGAGGTGAGTGCTACTTTCAGATTTTATTTCGATGAAAATCTATTCATATTATTTAGAGTAGCTAAACGTATTTGAAACTCTAATTCACGTCACCTCAATACACTTTAAGTTCTCATCATCAAATCTTAAAATGAATTGCCAGTTGATTTAAATGATACTCCAGGGATGATATTTTTTTTGATTTTTAAATAGCAAAAAATGTATTTAGCCCCGAAAGTTAAACTTGCTCAGAAACTAGATGGATTAAAATGAACATAGGACGAGGATACATAAAGACTGTCCCAGTATATGGTTTTATTTCCCGAGGAAAAATTATAAATCAGTTATTCATTCTAAATCGAATGGCGTGATCGATTCTTTTCCAGGGATCCTTGGGAAAATATATTTGTGCTGATTGAGTCTTTTAGTTAAGAATCTGAGTTCTTTGAAATTTGACTTTTCTAAAGCTTATTTTTTTTCATTTCTTTTACCTGACAACTATTTTTGATTCAGAAACTGCCTTACTTTTTTTGATTTGGCCCATATTCTAACTAAAATCAACTATTAACTGCCCAATTTCCAGCCAAATACACCCTATTAAATTTGGCGACTCAGCAAGCAAATTTCAGCTATTTGCATATCAGAGTCTGAGTTATTTATTAACAATCCTAAATTTCAATTATGAGGTCCAGAAAGGTCTACTACCCCTTTATTTTACTTATTCTATTTCTAAGCAGTTCTAAGCTTATTGCCCAATCGGAAGTCCCTTCCACTGACACCTTACTCGTAGGGATCGCTGGTAGTCAGCCCTTTGTGTTTTCAAATAGCGTAGAAAACAAAGGCATTGCTGTAGAAATATGGGAGGATTTAGCTGCAAAAAAGAATTGGAATTATCGCTATCAATATTTCGACCAAGTGGATCTGGCGCTAAGCGAATTAGCAAAAGAAAATGTGGACCTAGTGGTCGGTCCAATAAGCATCACCTCCTCAAGATTGGAAAACATGCGTTTTTCCCAACCCTTCTATAATTCAAGTTTATCAATAGTATCAAGGTCTGATGAATTGACGCTTTGGCAGAAAGTCAAACCTTTCTTTAGCTTCAAATTATTAATAGCGGTGGCTATATTTTTATTTATTTTAAGCCTTGTAGGTACTTTATTATGGTTAGCTGAGCGAAAAAACTCTCCAGAGCAATTTCCAAAAGATCCTATCAATGGGATCGGAAACGGAATGTGGCTTGCTGTGGTGACTATGAGTACGGTCGGCTATGGGGACAAAGCCCCAGTTACTCTTGCAGGGAGAATCATTACGGGGACTTGGATTATTATCTCTATTATTTTTGCTACGTCCATGGTAGCTGGCATAGCAAGCACCTTGACTTTAAATTCTCTTGGAGAATCTACCATTTTGAACATAGAGGAGCTTTCAAACCAAAAGGCTAGCACATTAAGTGGATCTCCTTCCGCCACATTCCTGAAAGAAAATAAAGCCAAAGTAATTGATTCCAATTCACTTGATGAAGCAATTAGCAAACTGGAGTCAAAAGAAGTAGAGGCGGTAGTTTATGATAGACCACAGCTTCTCTATTATATCAAGCAAAATCAAAGTAAAAACTTACATCTTGCAAAGGCTGAATATTTCAAACAAGGCTATGGTTTTGCATTTCCGATAAATTCAGGCCTAGTATACGATGTAAACCGGGCCTTACTAGAATTAGCCGAAGATCAAGAAACTGAAAAAATAATAAACAGCTATTTGGAGAAAGATGAGTAGTTGACATTTGGCCCTACCTCACCTTCAAAATTTTATTAAGAATATATTTTTCTAAAACTCTATTGATTATGCTAGTGCTTAATAAGAAGGGCTACGATCAGGCAATTTTCAGTTTGAAAATCTAAGTAAAAGTATGCTTTTTCCCATAACACCTAATTTTCAAAGGCAATCGATCATGAATTAAGCCCATTTAAAATGATTCTTCTGCTATAATCTCAGAATTTTCACTTTCTTCGGGTTCGTAATAAACCCAAGCTTAAGAAAACTTTATAGATTTAGAAGTATACCAATAAAAAATGAAAGAGATAGTAGAAGCAATAAATGCAGTAGTTTGGAGTGATGCCTTGATACTCCTTTGCCTTGGAGCGGGAATCTATTTTTCCTTTGCTACCAAGTTCCTTCAGGTGACTTATATCAAGGAAATGGTTCAACTTCTTTTTCGAGGAGAGTCATCCAAAGAAGGAGTTTCCTCTTTTCAAGCTTTTGCCATAGCCATCTCAGGAAGAGTAGGTACAGGAAATATCGCCGGAGTAGCCACTGCCATAGCCATGGGAGGACCTGGAGCTATATTTTGGATGTGGGTAATCGCTTTTTTAGGAGCAGCATCAGCTTTTGTTGAATCTACTTTAGGCCAGATATATAAAGAAGTAGATAATGGAGAGTATCGAGGTGGACCAGCCTATTATATCGAAAAAGGAATTGGTCTAAAATGGTATGCCATGTTGTTTGCCTTCGCTACCATCCTGGCCACGGCTATTTTCATGCCTGGAGTTCAAAGTAACAGTATTGCTTTATCCGTTGAAAATGCTTTCAACATCCCCGTTACTTATACAGGTATTATTATTACTGCCCTTTTGAGTTTGATCATCCTAGGTGGAGTTAAAAGAATTAGTAAAGTTGCTGAAATTGTCATTCCGTTTATGGCGGCAGCTTATATCCTAATGGCAGTTGTTATCATTATTTTAAACATTGCAGAAGTACCATCCATTTTTGCCTTGATCATTAAATCAGCCATGAATTTAGAGGCTGCTTTTAGTGGTGTTTTTGGAATGGCTATCGCTTGGGGTGTGAAAAGAGGAATCTACTCTAACGAAGCGGGACAAGGAACGGCACCACATGCTGCTGCGGCGGCTGAAGTGAGTCACCCTGTTAAGCAAGGCTTGGTACAAGGCTTTTCTGTTTATGTCGATACCATCTTCGTTTGTACCGCTACTGCCTTGATGATCCTTTTTACAGGACAATACAATGTCGTAAATCCTGAAGGAGGGTTTATCGTAGAAAACCTGCCAGGAGTAGCTTTCGGGCCTGAATACACGCAATTTGCTGTAGGGACTCAGTTCCCAACATTGGGAAAAGGCTTTGTAGCAGTTTCTTTAATGTTTTTTGCTTTTACGACGATCATGGCTTATTACTATATCGCAGAAACTAACCTGAGCTATTTAATCAGAAACACCAATAACAGATGGGGAATATGGGTTTTAAGAGTTGGTCTTTTAGGAGCTACTTTTTATGGTTCCATTAAGACTGCAGCACTTGCTTGGACCATGGGAGATATCGGTGTTGGAATGATGGCATGGCTAAACGTAATCGCCATTCTATTACTAAGGAAACCTGCTTTGAAGGCCTTCAAGGATTACAAAAAACAGAAAAAAGAGGGCAAAGATCCAAAATTCATCGCCAAAGATGTGGGTATAGAAAATGCCGATTTCTGGAAATAACCTTCAATTGAAACTTTATAAAATGAGCCGACATTTACTGTGTCGGCTTTTTTTATACCCTTAAAATCTTTCAAAAAGAAAAAGAAAAATGCCCCCGAAAAGCAATAACTCATTGGGGGCATTCTTAATATTAATTACAATGATGATCTAGTGGTGATCGTGTGCGCTCGGATCATAATTAGCTTCCAATTCAGCCAAAGTCTTTTTCCCATAAGCTATTTTGGTTATGACCACATACAAAACTGGCACAAAGAAGATTGCTAAGAATGTTGCTGCCAACATCCCTCCAATCACTGTCCAGCCAATGGTCTGCCTAGCTACCGCCCCTGCCCCATTTGATAAGGCAAGAGGAACCACACCTAGGATAAATGCCATTGAGGTCATGATAATAGGTCTCAATCTCAATTTAACTGCTTCCAGGGTCGCTTTCAGAATTGGCATTCCTACATCAACTCGCTCTTTTGCAAATTCTACAATCAAAATAGCATTTTTTGCAGCCAAGCCGATCAAGGTAATCAAACCAATTTGGGCATAAATATTATTATCCAACTTCGGTAAGAAATGCAAAGCAATGATGGCTCCAAATGCACCTAATGGAAGTGCAAGTAAAACCGAGAATGGTACAGACCAACTCTCATATAAGGCTGCCAAAAGTAAGGAAACCAAGACAATTGCCAGTGCAAAAATCAGGATTGTGCTATTTCCAGAAGAAAGTTCCTCACGGCTCAAACCTGAGAAATCATAGCCATAACCTGCTGGCAGAACTTCTGCCGCAACTTCTTCTAAAGCAGTTATCGCTTGACCACTACTATAGCCTGGCGCTGCATTTCCATTTATCTCAACCGATCTAAATAGATTGTAATGCGCAATTGCAGAAGCATTCTCTACCACTTCATAATTTACCAATGCACTTAGCGGCACTGTCTCTCCACCTGTACTTTTCACATAATATTGCTGTAAATCGTCTATTCCAGCACGGTAAGAGGTATCCGCTTGTGCTACAACACGGAAGTTTCTTCCATATCTGGTAAAGTCATTCACATAAGCACTTCCCATGTAATTTGACATGGTGGTGAAGATTTCAGTCAAAGGAACTCCCAGTTTTTTCGCTTTTTCTCGATCTACTGTGACATGATAGCCTGGAGTCTTTGCATTAAAGAAACTGTAGGCCATTGCAATCTCAGGTCGCTGGTTTGCTGCAGCAAGGAATTGGCCCATCACGGATTCTAACTCCTTGATATCTCCCGAACTCGAACGCTGTTCTAGCATAAAGCTGAAACCTCCTGTTCTACCTAAACCAGGAATTGCTGGTGGAGCAACCACCACAACGTTTCCTTCAGTGATAGAAGAGAACTTCTGATTCAAGGTCCCCATAATCCCAGCCAACTGAAGGGATGGATCCTGCCTTTCCTCCCAGGGATCCATTTGTACAAAGAAAGTCGCTGAATTTGATTTAAAGGAAAAGCTAATCACGTTTAAACCACCAATACCCGTCACATGGTTGATACCTTCAGTATCAGCAAGGATCGTATTAATCTTGCTCATAACTTCTTGTGTTCGGTTACTTGAAGATGCTTCTGGCAATTCTAAAGTGATATATAATCTACCCTCATCCTCAGTTGGCAAGAACCCAGTGGGCTTGGTTTGAAACAAACCAAATGTTCCCGCAAAGATACAGATGAGTAAAATCAAGACGAGCGGTGCTCTTTTAATACTAGCCTTTACTCCACTGGTGTAGTTATTTGTAGTTCGCTCAAACCATAAATTGAATTTGTAAAAGAACTTATTCAAGCCTTTTCCATGCTCATTTACCTCAGATGGTTTCAGCAGTAGCGTACAAAGTGCCGGAGTTAAACTCAAGGCTACAAACGCCGAAATCAATACAGAGATGGCAATCGTAATAGCAAATTGCTGGTACATTCTTCCTACAATTCCAGGAATAAATCCAACGGGAATAAATACTGCACTCAAGATCAAAGCTATAGCAATTACCGGTGCCGTAATATCCTTCATCGCCAACTTTGTAGCTTCTTTTGCAGAGATTTTTCTGGAATCTATATAATGCTGTACTGCCTCCACTACGACAATCGCATCATCTACCACAATTCCAATTGCGAGAACAAAACCAAATAGAGTCAGGGTATTGATCGTAAACCCTAATAGCGGGAAGAAAATAAATGTACCAATGATGGAAACTGGTATCGCTAATACAGGAACTAAAGTTGCTCTCCAACTCTGTAAGAACAAAAACACTACAAAGATCACAAGCAATAAAGCTTCACCAAAAGTGTGAAGTACCTCATCAATGGATACCTCCACCACAGAAACTGATTCAAATGGAACCGTATACTTCATATCTGTTGGGAAAGACTCCTGCAACTCATCCAAAGCACCATAAACTCCTTCGGCAGTTTCCAGAGCGTTACTACCTGGAGCCTGATAAATCAAGAGAATAGCTGATTCTTCTCCATCCAATGTAGAATACCTTCCATAATCAAATTGTCCTAACTCGATTCTAGCTACATCTTTTAAAAACACGATAGAGCCATCCTGCGGATTCGTTCTTAACACGATATCTTCAAACTCTTCTGCTCGCTCTAATCGACCATTAACGGTAATTGGATATTCGAAAGCTTGATAATCGTATTGAGGCATACTCCCAACAGTACCAGCAGCTACTTGAAGGTTCTGTTCCTGAATGGCTGAAGTCACTTCTCTTGCAGTAATACCATATTGTGCAAGTTTATCAGGCTGAAGCCATACTCGCATACTAAAGTCCTGTCCAATGGCTGTAATATCTCCTACCCCATCCACTCTCAACAAGGCATCCTTGATAAAAATATTGGCGTAATTGGATAGAAACTTCCGATCATGAGTTCCCTCTGGGGAAGTGATACTTAGCACCATCATGATTGATGGGTTCCTTTTTCTTACCACTACTCCCAAACGCCGTACGGCCTCAGGAAGAGAAGGCTCCGCAATGGATACCCTGTTCTGAACATCCAACGTGGCAATGTCAATATCAGTCCCCACCTCGAAAGTGACATTCATTTGCATCTGCCCCGTACTGGTATTATTGGAAGATATGTATGCCATTCCAGGCGTTCCATTCACTTGTGTTTCAATTGGAGTGGCTACGGTTTGCTCCACCGTTTTGGCATCTGCACCTGTATAATTTGCAGCGACGGATACCACTGGAGGAGTAATATCCGGGTATTGGGTCACAGGAAGATTTAAAATCGCTAATACTCCCACCAGCACTATCACAATGGATATGACCATTGCAGTTACCGGCCGTTTTATAAATACATCTGATATCATCTGTTATTTAATCAAGTCTTTAAAAAAGATTTATTGGGCAGCTGTTTGCTCTGTAATCTGAGCGCCCTCACGAAGTTTCTGGATCCCATTCACCACGATCTTTACTCCTTCCTGCAACCCATTCCTTACGACTATATTTTCTCCGATTTGGGTTCCCAATTGGACTACTTGCTGCTTTACAGTGTTATCATCCTGTACTACATACACAAAGTACTCTCCCATTTGCTCCGTAACAGATTGATATGGTATCGTCAATTGCTCGCCAATATCCTGATTCAACACTCTCAAATTCACTGTCATCCCCGCAATCAATTCTTTGTCAGGGTTGGGGAAATTCACTCTGATGTTGATCGTTCCAGAATGTCTCCCTACTGCTCTATCGATGGTAGTAAATTCTCCAGAATAGGGATAAATACTTCCGTCACTCAGCTGGATTGTCATTAAAGAATCAAGTTTTTCCTCAGCTCTGAGTAAACGATTAAAGCGAGGAATCTCTTTTTCATTAATCACAAAATTCAATGCCATGGGATCTGTTGAAGAAAGGGTATTTAACAAGGGCTGTCCCGGTGAAACCTGAGATCCAAGTCTTACTTGGGAGATACCCACAGTTCCATCAAAAGGTGCCGTCAAAACAGAATAAGAATAATCAGTTTTTGAGGACTCCAGCTGTGCTTTTGCAAAAGCCATTTGAGATTTCGCATCCAAAACTGCTGTTTCCGCATGATCCAATTGCTGTTTGGCAATCGCGTCTTGCTCGTCTAGCCTTTTATATCGCTCAAAATCTTTGACCAACTTATTATAGTTAGCTTCAGCACTTGCTAAATTTGCCTCTGCTTGCTGCTGTGCTGCTGCATATTTGCTGCGGTCAATCTCATATAATCTCTGCCCTTTCTTGACTTCCTGTCCATCCTTAATGTAGATATTAGTGATGTATCCGCTAATTTGGGGTCTGAGCTCCACCTCATTCAAGGGAACTAGAGTCGCTGGGTAAGTATCCACACCCGTTACAGACTTTTTTACAACCTGATAGGTGTCTACTAAGACTGCAGTAGGTGTTGGTGGTCCTGCCTGTTGTTTTGTACCGCAAGACATAACCGTAAAAATCAGCGCTGAAAAGGCTACAATGCTAAAATTTGATTTCATTATATATTGAATTATAGATTCCTGTTTAATTTTATTCGATGATTCCTAAAGCTTTTTGAAGATCAAGCTTGCTCTCCAAAACCTGGAAAATTGCATTTAGGTGATTGATTTGAGCTGTTCTTAAATCAGATTCAGCCACAACCAATTCCACATATGCCTTGATTCCCTCATCGTATTGAAGCTTTATGATATCATAGACTTCTTCTGCCATCTCCATATTCTCCCGGATATTCTCCCACTCGTAAATGCTACTTTGATAATCAGAAAGTGCTACTTCGTATTCCGTCCTGATTTGACTTCCTAAGTTCTGTAAATCAATTGCTCCTCTTTCGACCTGAAGGTTGGCAACCCTAACTCTGTGATTTCTTTCGCCTCCTTTGAAGATTGGGAGAGAAAGTGTCAACCCCACTGAAGAAGTTGGGTAAGCCTGATTATATAAATTGGAAAAGCTTTCGTTGAAATAAAGCCAGTTGTACCTGTAATTCGCAGAAAGCTCAGGCAGGTAATTCCATTTTTCGTAGCTAGACTGGATTTCGGTCAATGTCTGCTGTGTCTGCATGATTTGATACTCAACTCTGTTTTCCAAAATGAGAGGCTCAGTATCATCCATATAGATTTCGGAAATCATTTCTTCCCGATCAAAAACAAGAGTAAAATCCAACTCATCAGGATATCCCATCAATTGCTTTAGATAAGCATATTTAGCTTTGAAAGAAGTTTCTACGCGGTTCAAGTCACTTTCTTCATTGGATAAAGCGATACTTGCTCTCTGATAGTCGGTCTTATCTACTAAGCCAGATTCATATCTGTTTTTGGCATCTTGAAGCTGCTTTTGAAGCCGACCAATATTCTCCTTTAGGATGTTGAGTTGCTCTCCAGCCAATAAAATATCATAGTAAGCTTTGCTTACCTCAACAATGGTATTGATCCGGGTATTTTCAATTGCATCTTCAAGCTGTTCCCGATAATATTTTGAACTTTTTGAAGCAAATAGCTGATCTCGGTTAAAAAGAGTCTGGTTTACCTGAAAAAGTACATTAGAGTTCCAAGGCTGACCAAAGGTGATCAACTGATCACCAATTACCTGGGTCTGTAATTTGATATTATAATTTCCTCCTGCCGATACATCAACCTGAGGAAACCAACCCGCCAAACTGGCTTTGATCTCATGATCTCCAATTTCCTCATCAATCTGAGATTGACGGATCAAGGGGCTATTGAGCAATGCATACTCCAAAACCTGATCAAGACTAATATCACCTTGAGGGATAGGCGATTCATCTTGTCCGTAGCTACTTGTTGAAATAAGCAATATGCTTAAAGCAACGAGTAAAACTTTTTTGTTAAACATAAAATTGAAATTGAATAATTTGATTTCTTTAATTTTCTATGAATCTATTTTTTGATACCAGCCCAAATGAGGTTAGGTATTTCTTCCAGGTCCAAATTGTTTTTCGCCAGCTTTTTCCCAAAACTCTTTCTCACCTTGACAATAGAATTCACATTGGTATTAACCATGATGGAAAGGATAACAGGATTTATTTTTTTGATGGCACCTTCTTCTACTCCCATTTCGAAAAATGAATAGCACCACTCATGCCAGATATTGGGTTTATTTTGATTCTCCTCAGAGTTAAAAGGAGAATTGAGAAATTGATCGTAAAAGCCGTGAATAGATGGGTTTTTAAAATAAAACTCAGAGAGATTTCTCCAGTAATTAAAAAAACGTTCTTCAAAATTGAGTTTCCTATCATCCTTTGATGACACGAAGTTTTTGATCTGTTGTGAAGCATATTCAAACAGA
Above is a window of Algoriphagus machipongonensis DNA encoding:
- a CDS encoding transporter substrate-binding domain-containing protein produces the protein MRSRKVYYPFILLILFLSSSKLIAQSEVPSTDTLLVGIAGSQPFVFSNSVENKGIAVEIWEDLAAKKNWNYRYQYFDQVDLALSELAKENVDLVVGPISITSSRLENMRFSQPFYNSSLSIVSRSDELTLWQKVKPFFSFKLLIAVAIFLFILSLVGTLLWLAERKNSPEQFPKDPINGIGNGMWLAVVTMSTVGYGDKAPVTLAGRIITGTWIIISIIFATSMVAGIASTLTLNSLGESTILNIEELSNQKASTLSGSPSATFLKENKAKVIDSNSLDEAISKLESKEVEAVVYDRPQLLYYIKQNQSKNLHLAKAEYFKQGYGFAFPINSGLVYDVNRALLELAEDQETEKIINSYLEKDE
- a CDS encoding alanine/glycine:cation symporter family protein, giving the protein MKEIVEAINAVVWSDALILLCLGAGIYFSFATKFLQVTYIKEMVQLLFRGESSKEGVSSFQAFAIAISGRVGTGNIAGVATAIAMGGPGAIFWMWVIAFLGAASAFVESTLGQIYKEVDNGEYRGGPAYYIEKGIGLKWYAMLFAFATILATAIFMPGVQSNSIALSVENAFNIPVTYTGIIITALLSLIILGGVKRISKVAEIVIPFMAAAYILMAVVIIILNIAEVPSIFALIIKSAMNLEAAFSGVFGMAIAWGVKRGIYSNEAGQGTAPHAAAAAEVSHPVKQGLVQGFSVYVDTIFVCTATALMILFTGQYNVVNPEGGFIVENLPGVAFGPEYTQFAVGTQFPTLGKGFVAVSLMFFAFTTIMAYYYIAETNLSYLIRNTNNRWGIWVLRVGLLGATFYGSIKTAALAWTMGDIGVGMMAWLNVIAILLLRKPALKAFKDYKKQKKEGKDPKFIAKDVGIENADFWK
- a CDS encoding efflux RND transporter permease subunit, translated to MISDVFIKRPVTAMVISIVIVLVGVLAILNLPVTQYPDITPPVVSVAANYTGADAKTVEQTVATPIETQVNGTPGMAYISSNNTSTGQMQMNVTFEVGTDIDIATLDVQNRVSIAEPSLPEAVRRLGVVVRKRNPSIMMVLSITSPEGTHDRKFLSNYANIFIKDALLRVDGVGDITAIGQDFSMRVWLQPDKLAQYGITAREVTSAIQEQNLQVAAGTVGSMPQYDYQAFEYPITVNGRLERAEEFEDIVLRTNPQDGSIVFLKDVARIELGQFDYGRYSTLDGEESAILLIYQAPGSNALETAEGVYGALDELQESFPTDMKYTVPFESVSVVEVSIDEVLHTFGEALLLVIFVVFLFLQSWRATLVPVLAIPVSIIGTFIFFPLLGFTINTLTLFGFVLAIGIVVDDAIVVVEAVQHYIDSRKISAKEATKLAMKDITAPVIAIALILSAVFIPVGFIPGIVGRMYQQFAITIAISVLISAFVALSLTPALCTLLLKPSEVNEHGKGLNKFFYKFNLWFERTTNNYTSGVKASIKRAPLVLILLICIFAGTFGLFQTKPTGFLPTEDEGRLYITLELPEASSSNRTQEVMSKINTILADTEGINHVTGIGGLNVISFSFKSNSATFFVQMDPWEERQDPSLQLAGIMGTLNQKFSSITEGNVVVVAPPAIPGLGRTGGFSFMLEQRSSSGDIKELESVMGQFLAAANQRPEIAMAYSFFNAKTPGYHVTVDREKAKKLGVPLTEIFTTMSNYMGSAYVNDFTRYGRNFRVVAQADTSYRAGIDDLQQYYVKSTGGETVPLSALVNYEVVENASAIAHYNLFRSVEINGNAAPGYSSGQAITALEEVAAEVLPAGYGYDFSGLSREELSSGNSTILIFALAIVLVSLLLAALYESWSVPFSVLLALPLGAFGAIIALHFLPKLDNNIYAQIGLITLIGLAAKNAILIVEFAKERVDVGMPILKATLEAVKLRLRPIIMTSMAFILGVVPLALSNGAGAVARQTIGWTVIGGMLAATFLAIFFVPVLYVVITKIAYGKKTLAELEANYDPSAHDHH
- a CDS encoding efflux RND transporter periplasmic adaptor subunit, with the translated sequence MKSNFSIVAFSALIFTVMSCGTKQQAGPPTPTAVLVDTYQVVKKSVTGVDTYPATLVPLNEVELRPQISGYITNIYIKDGQEVKKGQRLYEIDRSKYAAAQQQAEANLASAEANYNKLVKDFERYKRLDEQDAIAKQQLDHAETAVLDAKSQMAFAKAQLESSKTDYSYSVLTAPFDGTVGISQVRLGSQVSPGQPLLNTLSSTDPMALNFVINEKEIPRFNRLLRAEEKLDSLMTIQLSDGSIYPYSGEFTTIDRAVGRHSGTINIRVNFPNPDKELIAGMTVNLRVLNQDIGEQLTIPYQSVTEQMGEYFVYVVQDDNTVKQQVVQLGTQIGENIVVRNGLQEGVKIVVNGIQKLREGAQITEQTAAQ
- a CDS encoding TolC family protein; the protein is MFNKKVLLVALSILLISTSSYGQDESPIPQGDISLDQVLEYALLNSPLIRQSQIDEEIGDHEIKASLAGWFPQVDVSAGGNYNIKLQTQVIGDQLITFGQPWNSNVLFQVNQTLFNRDQLFASKSSKYYREQLEDAIENTRINTIVEVSKAYYDILLAGEQLNILKENIGRLQKQLQDAKNRYESGLVDKTDYQRASIALSNEESDLNRVETSFKAKYAYLKQLMGYPDELDFTLVFDREEMISEIYMDDTEPLILENRVEYQIMQTQQTLTEIQSSYEKWNYLPELSANYRYNWLYFNESFSNLYNQAYPTSSVGLTLSLPIFKGGERNHRVRVANLQVERGAIDLQNLGSQIRTEYEVALSDYQSSIYEWENIRENMEMAEEVYDIIKLQYDEGIKAYVELVVAESDLRTAQINHLNAIFQVLESKLDLQKALGIIE
- a CDS encoding TetR/AcrR family transcriptional regulator is translated as MEKLSDKKTSIFDSALELINEHGFHGCPISQVAKNAGVAAGTIYTYFQSKDELILGLFEYASQQIKNFVSSKDDRKLNFEERFFNYWRNLSEFYFKNPSIHGFYDQFLNSPFNSEENQNKPNIWHEWCYSFFEMGVEEGAIKKINPVILSIMVNTNVNSIVKVRKSFGKKLAKNNLDLEEIPNLIWAGIKK